The Prunus persica cultivar Lovell chromosome G7, Prunus_persica_NCBIv2, whole genome shotgun sequence genome has a segment encoding these proteins:
- the LOC18771267 gene encoding uncharacterized protein LOC18771267: protein MVDVDRRMTGLNPAHIAGLRRLSARAAAGPPTPSSTATATTLPVRNGLLSFASLAENVTSHLKSSGIQVQPGLSESEFARAEAEFGFAFPPDLKAILSAGLPVGPGFPDWRAAGARLHLKASLDLPIAAISFQIARNTLWSKSWGPRPSDPEKALRVARTALKRAPLLIPIFNHCYIPCNPCLAGNPIFFVDENRIFCCGLDLSDFFERESLFRKSDSDPYILKKQRSVSEKSAGSSTNFSRRSLDTGFGSGGKTPRWVEFWSDAAVDRRRRNSNSSSSSSSSPERFFDMPSRSEIPKWVDEYIDQIGSALRRGGWSDSDISDMVSVSASGFFEGEMVMLDNQAVLDALLLKADRFSDSLRKAGWSSEEVSDALGFNFRPEKEKKPAKKLSPELVERIGKLAESVSR, encoded by the coding sequence ATGGTTGACGTCGACCGGAGGATGACCGGTCTGAACCCGGCGCACATAGCCGGCCTCCGCCGCCTCTCCGCCCGAGCCGCCGCGGGACCACCAACCCCCTCCTCAACCGCCACCGCAACAACCCTTCCCGTACGAAACGGCCTTCTCTCGTTCGCTTCTTTGGCCGAGAACGTGACATCCCACCTCAAAAGCTCCGGTATCCAGGTCCAGCCGGGTCTATCCGAATCCGAGTTCGCCCGAGCCGAAGCGGAGTTCGGGTTCGCATTCCCGCCAGACCTCAAAGCCATTCTCTCGGCTGGGTTGCCGGTGGGTCCGGGCTTCCCGGACTGGCGTGCCGCCGGTGCTCGTCTCCATCTCAAGGCTTCGCTTGACCTTCCGATCGCGGCGATTTCGTTCCAAATCGCTCGGAACACCCTCTGGTCCAAGTCGTGGGGCCCGAGACCGTCCGACCCGGAAAAGGCTTTGCGGGTCGCGCGAACTGCTTTGAAGAGGGCTCCGCTTCTGATACCCATCTTCAACCATTGCTACATTCCTTGTAACCCTTGTTTGGCTGGGAACCCCATCTTCTTCGTTGATGAGAACCGGATCTTCTGTTGCGGGTTGGATCTATCCGATTTCTTTGAGCGCGAGTCTTTGTTTCGAAAATCGGACTCCGACCCGTATATTCTCAAGAAGCAAAGGTCAGTGAGCGAAAAATCGGCCGGGTCGTCGACTAATTTCTCGCGAAGGAGCCTGGATACGGGTTTCGGGTCCGGAGGTAAAACACCGAGATGGGTCGAGTTCTGGAGCGACGCCGCCGTGGATCGTCGCCGGAGGAACTCAAACTCGTCGTCATCGTCGTCCTCGTCGCCGGAGCGGTTCTTTGATATGCCATCGAGGTCCGAAATCCCGAAATGGGTGGACGAGTACATTGATCAAATCGGGTCCGCTTTGCGACGAGGCGGATGGAGCGACTCCGATATATCGGACATGGTCTCGGTATCGGCGTCTGGGTTTTTCGAGGGGGAGATGGTGATGCTGGACAACCAAGCGGTACTCGACGCTCTTCTCCTCAAAGCGGATCGGTTCTCGGACTCGCTCCGAAAAGCCGGGTGGAGCTCCGAGGAGGTGTCGGATGCTTTGGGGTTTAATTTTCGACccgagaaggagaagaaaccGGCTAAGAAGCTGTCTCCGGAGCTCGTGGAAAGAATAGGGAAACTGGCTGAATCCGTTTCCCGGtaa